A single region of the Hoeflea prorocentri genome encodes:
- a CDS encoding Bug family tripartite tricarboxylate transporter substrate binding protein gives MKLTVKSLSAAIIASTMMFPAVSAADEWPTETIELIVSYGAGGSTDTTARKIADILSSQTGESIVVQNFPGAGGTLGTTKAAGAPNDGNTLFLGQISSHGIAPAIYTSLQYDPVDSFEPIGRVYSVPNVLVVPASSPADTYEELLELAKSEKLTFASSGVGSSVHLSGELFKANTGLDIVHVPYKGSGEAIPALLGAQVDMMFDNAPSAIKHIQSGAVKALAVTTAERSPQLPDVPTIQEVGGASMSDFEVQAWFGMFAPKGISDEKVAEINKALNAVFETDDFRDFAVSRAATIDGGSPEDLRAHVANELAKWNDVVNTAGIPKK, from the coding sequence ATGAAGCTAACAGTTAAGAGTTTAAGTGCAGCAATCATTGCCTCGACAATGATGTTCCCAGCGGTATCCGCCGCGGATGAATGGCCAACAGAAACAATAGAACTGATCGTCTCCTATGGAGCCGGTGGTTCAACGGACACGACCGCCCGCAAAATTGCAGACATTTTGTCAAGTCAGACGGGTGAGAGCATTGTCGTTCAGAATTTTCCAGGCGCAGGCGGCACGCTCGGAACAACAAAAGCAGCTGGCGCGCCTAATGACGGCAATACCCTCTTCTTGGGTCAGATCTCATCCCATGGCATCGCTCCAGCGATCTACACCTCATTGCAGTATGATCCAGTCGACAGCTTTGAGCCTATCGGGCGGGTATATTCCGTCCCGAACGTTTTGGTTGTACCTGCGAGTTCTCCCGCAGACACTTATGAAGAATTGCTCGAACTCGCTAAATCAGAGAAGCTCACTTTTGCTTCCTCAGGCGTAGGTAGTTCCGTTCATTTGTCCGGCGAACTATTCAAGGCCAATACGGGCCTTGATATCGTTCACGTTCCCTACAAAGGTAGTGGTGAAGCCATTCCAGCTTTGCTTGGTGCACAGGTCGATATGATGTTCGACAACGCGCCTTCTGCTATCAAACATATCCAGTCAGGTGCAGTAAAAGCGCTGGCGGTCACTACTGCGGAGCGCTCTCCTCAGCTTCCAGATGTCCCAACGATCCAAGAAGTCGGCGGAGCTTCGATGTCGGATTTCGAAGTTCAGGCTTGGTTCGGGATGTTTGCACCAAAGGGAATCTCAGACGAAAAGGTCGCAGAGATCAATAAGGCACTTAACGCGGTTTTTGAAACGGATGACTTCCGGGATTTCGCCGTAAGTCGAGCAGCAACAATTGACGGCGGTTCGCCTGAAGATCTGCGCGCGCATGTGGCAAATGAATTAGCAAAGTGGAATGATGTCGTGAACACTGCAGGCATTCCTAAAAAATAA
- a CDS encoding SDR family NAD(P)-dependent oxidoreductase, with protein sequence MQDTNYKPGAMLTGKRALIVGAGSVGSGWGNGRAIVSVLRAEGAAVCGIDQNLSALQETERYVGAFEKIVCDVIDQHELENSVLAAQRHLGQIDILVNCVGGSVPGDILTLAPEAWLRQFELNVGYVFRILKLVLPVMIKRKSGSVINVGSIAGIRCLESNAVAYSAAKAALIQLGRSSAISVARQGVRINTVIPGLMNTPLVTERLMKNKDPSEAVKFIAERDSKVPIGKMGDAWDVAHAVSFLSSDRAKSITGTELVIDGGLTLRC encoded by the coding sequence ATGCAAGATACAAATTACAAGCCTGGCGCAATGCTAACGGGTAAACGCGCACTTATTGTTGGGGCTGGATCAGTCGGAAGCGGGTGGGGAAATGGACGTGCGATAGTCTCAGTACTGCGCGCTGAAGGTGCAGCTGTTTGCGGGATAGATCAGAACCTTTCCGCCTTGCAGGAAACGGAACGATATGTGGGGGCGTTCGAAAAGATCGTTTGCGATGTCATCGACCAACACGAGCTAGAAAACTCCGTTTTGGCCGCGCAGCGGCATCTCGGGCAGATAGACATTCTGGTGAACTGTGTAGGCGGCTCGGTTCCGGGCGATATTTTAACACTCGCTCCCGAAGCTTGGCTACGGCAGTTCGAGCTTAATGTTGGTTACGTCTTCAGAATCTTGAAGCTTGTATTGCCTGTTATGATAAAGCGGAAGAGCGGCTCGGTAATCAACGTTGGTTCAATCGCTGGCATCCGATGCCTAGAGAGCAATGCCGTGGCATATTCGGCTGCAAAGGCCGCACTCATCCAATTGGGCCGATCGTCCGCAATAAGTGTCGCGCGCCAAGGTGTTCGCATCAATACTGTCATTCCCGGTCTTATGAATACTCCATTGGTCACAGAGAGATTGATGAAAAACAAAGACCCCTCAGAGGCAGTAAAATTCATCGCCGAGCGCGATAGTAAAGTCCCTATCGGAAAAATGGGAGATGCATGGGATGTGGCGCACGCAGTCTCCTTCCTCTCCTCGGATCGAGCGAAATCAATAACGGGCACAGAACTCGTGATAGATGGCGGTCTGACATTGCGTTGTTAA
- a CDS encoding SDR family NAD(P)-dependent oxidoreductase, with protein MASQKPNAVIVTGGSRGIGAAVIAALADSSTSVINFDIAKPSDDQDCVFRRVDLTNAHQIENTVGELKEEFSIVGLVNNAGFSISHSLSETTDADFEKLVPLNMVGPAYCAKAVAETMKEAGWGRIVNVSSRAALGKSNRTAYAATKGAMISMTRVWALELAQHNITVNAVGPGPISTELFEKVNPKGSPQERALVSSIPVGRLGTTADVARAVQFFLEETSGFITGQTLYVCGGLTAGIADI; from the coding sequence TTGGCTAGTCAAAAACCGAACGCTGTGATTGTAACTGGCGGATCACGCGGGATTGGCGCTGCAGTCATTGCGGCGCTGGCAGACTCCAGCACAAGCGTCATCAATTTTGATATTGCAAAACCCAGCGATGACCAGGATTGCGTTTTTCGTCGTGTCGACCTCACGAACGCGCATCAGATTGAGAATACCGTTGGAGAATTAAAGGAAGAATTCAGCATTGTTGGGTTGGTCAATAATGCTGGATTTTCGATATCCCATTCGCTTTCAGAGACCACCGATGCTGATTTTGAGAAACTGGTCCCTCTGAACATGGTTGGTCCGGCTTATTGCGCAAAGGCAGTGGCAGAGACAATGAAGGAAGCTGGCTGGGGGCGCATTGTAAATGTTTCGAGCCGGGCGGCGCTCGGGAAGTCCAATCGGACAGCTTACGCCGCAACGAAGGGCGCGATGATTTCGATGACCCGGGTTTGGGCTTTGGAACTCGCACAGCACAACATAACCGTAAATGCCGTCGGCCCTGGCCCGATTTCAACTGAACTCTTTGAAAAAGTTAACCCCAAGGGAAGCCCACAAGAGCGGGCACTCGTGTCGTCAATTCCAGTGGGACGGTTAGGCACGACGGCTGATGTTGCTCGGGCGGTTCAGTTCTTCCTTGAAGAAACCTCAGGCTTCATCACCGGACAAACACTCTATGTCTGCGGCGGTTTGACTGCCGGAATTGCAGATATTTGA
- a CDS encoding thiamine pyrophosphate-binding protein produces the protein MALQNNPIDSADTVTMTGAEAIVEILECAKVGPMFGMGGFQLLPFYEAVRVKGLNHHLINDERCGSFAADSYARVSGRPGICDATLGPGATNFVTSLVESLNAGIPQVVFIGDTHRDHSWKNMTQESRQVDILRPAAKEVIRIERASRVPELVRRAFAVATSGRPGPVVVDVPEDIAHDTYEYPLSDFWIDLTTTRFPAYRSRPDAADVAKAAVAIAKSKRPLILAGGGVHIAQAYDALQAFAEAQAIPVAHTLSGKGAIACTHQLSVGLFGRYSRIANALVEKADCFIVVGCKMGEIATKRFQLFNDPSIPVVHLEVLPEEIGRTTKSDFPLIGDAKCGLEDLTAALSHYGAAAQRDRAEYILEIAPRMEKWRNAAKDKLHGTGSPIGMGRMLTELNNEMPAESVLIADGGFAAHWGGLLYDTKKAGRRFVADRGFASIGYGLPGAMGAQLAVPDQPVVAITGDGGFNMVLGELETAIRAKTPFTLMIVNNAASGYIKSLQHAMYGSYQSSDLVEMNYAEIAKSFGAHGIRVDDPEKLAPAIREANAERSKPSVIDVVVTRDPAKMLPGVDSRTIKVKKGDRPV, from the coding sequence ATGGCCTTGCAAAATAACCCCATAGACAGCGCTGACACTGTCACCATGACAGGCGCTGAGGCGATAGTAGAAATTCTGGAATGCGCCAAGGTTGGCCCAATGTTTGGGATGGGTGGGTTTCAACTGCTTCCTTTCTACGAAGCAGTGCGCGTTAAGGGATTGAACCACCATCTGATCAATGATGAGCGCTGCGGATCCTTTGCTGCAGATTCCTATGCGCGCGTGTCTGGTCGGCCGGGAATTTGCGACGCAACTCTGGGCCCAGGAGCAACCAATTTTGTTACGTCATTGGTAGAAAGTTTGAATGCGGGCATCCCTCAAGTCGTTTTCATCGGGGATACCCATCGGGATCACTCCTGGAAAAATATGACTCAGGAATCCCGTCAGGTGGACATTCTGCGTCCTGCTGCAAAAGAAGTGATCCGCATCGAGAGGGCTTCACGTGTTCCTGAGCTTGTGCGCCGAGCATTTGCGGTGGCCACCTCTGGTCGACCGGGTCCTGTTGTCGTGGATGTGCCCGAAGATATCGCACATGATACTTACGAGTATCCTCTTTCCGATTTTTGGATCGACCTAACCACAACCCGCTTTCCCGCATACCGTTCCCGCCCAGATGCGGCGGATGTGGCGAAAGCTGCGGTAGCAATCGCAAAATCAAAGCGTCCTTTGATCTTGGCCGGTGGCGGTGTGCACATTGCACAGGCATATGACGCCCTGCAGGCTTTTGCTGAAGCACAAGCTATCCCAGTGGCGCACACTTTGTCAGGTAAGGGTGCGATTGCTTGTACCCATCAATTGTCTGTCGGCCTATTTGGTCGCTACTCGCGCATCGCCAATGCTCTCGTTGAGAAGGCTGATTGCTTTATTGTCGTCGGCTGCAAGATGGGAGAAATTGCGACCAAACGTTTCCAACTGTTCAATGACCCCTCTATTCCTGTCGTGCACCTTGAAGTGTTGCCCGAAGAAATAGGGCGAACCACGAAGTCTGATTTTCCTTTGATCGGTGATGCGAAATGCGGGCTGGAAGATCTCACCGCCGCACTCAGTCATTATGGCGCGGCCGCGCAGCGTGATCGGGCCGAGTACATACTTGAAATCGCGCCGCGCATGGAAAAATGGCGCAACGCCGCCAAAGACAAACTGCATGGTACAGGTAGCCCGATTGGAATGGGGCGCATGCTGACTGAGCTGAACAATGAAATGCCAGCGGAGTCCGTTCTGATCGCAGACGGTGGCTTCGCTGCGCATTGGGGTGGCCTTTTGTATGACACCAAAAAGGCCGGACGTCGGTTTGTAGCCGATCGTGGCTTTGCCTCGATCGGTTATGGTCTGCCCGGCGCAATGGGGGCCCAGCTTGCTGTTCCAGATCAGCCCGTTGTGGCCATTACAGGAGATGGTGGCTTCAACATGGTTCTTGGCGAGCTTGAAACCGCCATTCGAGCTAAAACACCGTTCACGCTGATGATCGTGAACAACGCGGCATCGGGTTATATCAAGTCGCTACAGCACGCGATGTATGGGTCCTATCAGTCCTCAGATCTTGTTGAAATGAACTATGCCGAAATCGCTAAATCCTTCGGCGCGCATGGCATTCGTGTTGATGATCCGGAGAAGCTTGCACCCGCCATTCGCGAGGCGAATGCCGAACGGTCGAAGCCATCAGTCATCGACGTCGTGGTCACTCGCGATCCAGCGAAGATGCTGCCAGGTGTTGATAGCAGAACAATCAAAGTCAAGAAGGGCGATCGACCCGTCTAG
- a CDS encoding NAD-dependent succinate-semialdehyde dehydrogenase: MTENSNKLPGTLKNSELLCNSALIGNRWVQADEVQVSFKVTNPSTGAVLATLPDLGVSETRAAIDAAHIAQKSWAAKTGKERSVVLRRWHDLMVANVDDLGAILCAEMGKPLVEAKGEILYGASFIEWFAEEAKRIYGDIIPGHQPDKRIMVLKQPVGVVASITPWNFPNAMIARKVAPALAVGCAFVARPATETPLSALAMAKLAEDAGLPAGLFSVITSTRSAEIGQEFCSNEKVRKLTFTGSTEVGRILMKQSADQVMKTSMELGGNAPFIVFDDADLDAAVEGAMISKYRNNGQTCVCANRIYVQAGVYDAFAEKLVAAVEEMKVGDGFEDGVTAGPLISEKAVDKVEDHIKDAISKGASIVTGGKRHALGGTFFEPTVLRDVTREMLIASDETFGPVAPLFRFETVEDVVEQANDTIFGLASYFYANDLSKVWRVAEALEYGMVGVNTGLISTEVAPFGGVKQSGQGREGSKYGADDYLELKYLCLGGL, encoded by the coding sequence ATGACCGAAAACTCAAATAAATTGCCCGGAACTCTCAAGAACAGTGAACTTCTCTGCAACAGCGCGCTCATTGGTAACCGCTGGGTCCAAGCAGATGAAGTCCAGGTATCCTTCAAGGTCACGAACCCGTCGACTGGTGCTGTTCTTGCGACGTTGCCTGATCTAGGTGTTTCGGAGACGCGGGCTGCAATTGATGCCGCCCATATTGCTCAAAAGTCCTGGGCGGCGAAGACGGGTAAAGAACGCTCAGTGGTGCTGCGGCGGTGGCACGATCTCATGGTCGCCAATGTCGATGATCTCGGCGCTATCCTCTGCGCTGAGATGGGCAAACCCCTTGTCGAAGCCAAGGGAGAGATCCTCTACGGTGCGAGCTTCATCGAATGGTTTGCCGAGGAGGCAAAGCGCATCTACGGCGACATCATTCCCGGCCATCAGCCCGACAAACGCATCATGGTCCTGAAGCAGCCCGTAGGTGTTGTCGCATCCATCACGCCATGGAACTTCCCCAATGCAATGATCGCGCGTAAAGTGGCTCCTGCCCTTGCGGTCGGCTGTGCCTTTGTTGCTCGACCCGCAACTGAGACACCCCTTTCGGCACTGGCCATGGCCAAACTCGCTGAAGATGCCGGGCTGCCGGCAGGGCTCTTCTCGGTCATCACATCGACACGGAGTGCGGAGATCGGACAGGAGTTTTGCTCCAATGAAAAGGTCCGCAAACTCACTTTCACCGGTTCAACCGAAGTCGGTCGCATCCTGATGAAGCAGTCCGCCGATCAGGTGATGAAGACCTCCATGGAACTGGGCGGCAACGCCCCCTTCATTGTCTTTGACGATGCTGATCTTGATGCGGCCGTAGAAGGCGCGATGATATCGAAATACCGCAACAACGGGCAGACCTGCGTATGCGCAAACCGCATATATGTTCAGGCCGGAGTCTATGACGCCTTTGCCGAGAAGCTTGTTGCTGCCGTCGAGGAGATGAAGGTCGGCGACGGATTTGAGGATGGCGTCACTGCCGGCCCGCTGATCAGTGAGAAGGCTGTCGACAAAGTCGAGGACCACATCAAAGATGCGATCTCCAAAGGCGCATCGATTGTGACGGGTGGCAAACGACACGCGCTCGGTGGAACCTTCTTCGAGCCAACCGTGTTGAGGGATGTCACCCGAGAGATGTTAATTGCATCTGATGAGACTTTTGGACCAGTTGCTCCGCTCTTTCGCTTTGAAACCGTCGAAGATGTGGTCGAACAGGCCAATGATACGATCTTTGGCCTCGCATCTTACTTCTATGCCAATGATCTTTCGAAGGTCTGGCGTGTGGCAGAAGCGCTTGAATACGGCATGGTTGGTGTGAACACAGGATTGATCTCTACCGAGGTCGCGCCCTTCGGAGGCGTCAAGCAATCGGGCCAGGGACGTGAGGGTTCGAAATATGGTGCCGATGACTATCTCGAACTGAAATATCTCTGTCTTGGAGGCCTTTAA